A genomic region of Caldicellulosiruptor acetigenus contains the following coding sequences:
- the cooS gene encoding anaerobic carbon-monoxide dehydrogenase catalytic subunit, translated as MKVQEFCEIADKELEKFVKQKSNLETSFNRVRPQSLKCGFGIQGICCRLCANGPCRITPDQKRGVCGADAHTIVARNFLRAVAAGAACYLHVVENTAENLKQMAQNSVSFKGKRTLHKLAEILNVPNRDEKELALQISQMVLEDLYKPRWKKMELTKFLSYPARYQKWEELNLLPGGAKSEVFDALVKTSTNLSSDPVDMLMHALRLGIATGLYGLILTNMLNDIIMGEPVIRTAPVGFRVIDPDYINIMPTGHQHSLFWALMEMINQKEAEQLAQSVGAKGFRIIGCTCVGQDFQLRGEHSNSVFCGHAGNNFTSEAVLATGAIDLVVSEFNCTIPGLEPIAEKYMVKMMCLDDVAKKSNAELVQYSPQNAYEIAKKILNEAAESYKLRRTKVQIDIPVDHGFDQSLTGISEDSLREFLGGDYRPLIDLIARGEIKGIAAIVGCSNLTSLGHDVFTVELTKELIKRDILVLSAGCTSGGLENCGFMSKGAEKMAGEKLRKVCEKLNIPPVLNFGPCLAIGRLEMVAAELARTLNIDIPQLPLVLSAPQWLEEQALADGAFGLALGLPLHLSIPPFITGSSLVTEILTEKLSDITGGMLIIDGDVKSSADKLEAIVNERRRQLGI; from the coding sequence ATGAAGGTGCAAGAATTTTGCGAAATTGCTGATAAAGAATTAGAAAAGTTTGTTAAACAAAAATCAAATCTTGAAACATCTTTTAACCGTGTTCGACCGCAGAGTCTCAAATGTGGTTTTGGAATTCAAGGAATTTGTTGTAGGCTATGCGCAAATGGTCCCTGCAGAATTACTCCTGACCAGAAAAGGGGTGTATGCGGAGCTGATGCACACACCATTGTTGCCAGAAATTTCTTAAGAGCTGTGGCGGCAGGAGCTGCATGTTATTTGCATGTTGTAGAAAATACAGCAGAAAACCTCAAGCAAATGGCTCAGAATAGTGTATCTTTCAAGGGTAAAAGAACCTTACACAAGCTTGCAGAAATTTTGAATGTGCCAAATAGAGATGAAAAGGAATTAGCCTTGCAAATTTCGCAGATGGTTCTTGAAGACCTTTACAAACCAAGATGGAAGAAGATGGAATTAACGAAATTTTTATCATATCCAGCAAGATATCAAAAATGGGAAGAGCTAAATCTATTGCCTGGTGGAGCAAAGTCAGAAGTTTTTGATGCACTTGTCAAAACAAGTACCAATCTTTCAAGCGATCCTGTTGATATGCTAATGCATGCACTTAGACTGGGAATTGCAACAGGTCTTTATGGTCTTATATTGACAAATATGCTCAATGACATAATTATGGGTGAGCCTGTTATAAGAACAGCTCCTGTAGGATTTAGAGTGATTGATCCTGACTATATAAACATTATGCCAACTGGACACCAGCACTCTCTTTTCTGGGCACTTATGGAAATGATAAATCAAAAAGAGGCCGAACAGTTAGCTCAAAGCGTTGGTGCAAAAGGTTTCAGAATTATTGGATGTACCTGTGTCGGACAAGACTTTCAACTAAGAGGTGAACATTCAAATTCTGTGTTTTGTGGCCATGCAGGAAATAACTTCACAAGCGAAGCTGTATTAGCGACAGGTGCTATAGATCTTGTGGTTTCTGAATTTAATTGTACAATTCCCGGCCTTGAGCCTATTGCTGAGAAGTACATGGTAAAGATGATGTGTCTTGATGATGTTGCTAAAAAATCAAATGCTGAACTTGTTCAATATTCTCCTCAAAATGCCTATGAGATTGCAAAGAAAATTTTAAATGAAGCTGCGGAAAGTTATAAACTCAGAAGGACCAAAGTCCAGATAGACATACCTGTTGACCATGGATTTGACCAATCGTTGACAGGAATAAGCGAAGATTCTTTAAGAGAATTTTTGGGAGGAGATTACAGACCACTTATTGACCTCATTGCAAGAGGTGAAATTAAAGGAATAGCTGCCATTGTTGGATGTTCAAATCTTACTTCTCTTGGGCACGATGTATTTACTGTGGAGCTCACAAAAGAATTGATAAAAAGGGACATTCTTGTTCTTTCTGCTGGATGCACAAGTGGTGGACTTGAAAACTGTGGATTTATGTCAAAAGGTGCAGAAAAGATGGCGGGAGAAAAACTCAGAAAAGTATGTGAAAAGCTAAACATTCCTCCTGTATTGAACTTTGGTCCTTGTCTTGCCATTGGAAGGCTTGAAATGGTTGCAGCTGAACTTGCACGAACATTAAATATAGACATTCCTCAGTTGCCGTTGGTATTGTCAGCTCCACAATGGCTCGAAGAACAAGCACTGGCAGATGGGGCTTTTGGGCTTGCGCTTGGATTGCCTTTGCATCTTTCAATTCCACCGTTTATAACAGGTAGCAGTCTTGTTACAGAAATTTTAACAGAAAAGCTTTCTGACATAACAGGAGGAATGCTGATAATTGATGGAGATGTTAAATCATCTGCTGATAAGCTTGAGGCTATTGTGAATGAAAGAAGAAGACAGTTGGGTATCTAA
- a CDS encoding RrF2 family transcriptional regulator, producing the protein MKLTQAADYALRMVLHLSKKRGMVVEADTIAQEEKIPKRFLLKISRDLVKAGIIESVRGKNGGYTLAKKPEEITMKDVIIAVEGTLALTRCLYDPLACNKKATGYCAVHKAFCSVMEKVSDELEKYTFDKLVSMDGN; encoded by the coding sequence ATGAAACTTACACAGGCAGCAGACTATGCTTTGAGAATGGTATTGCATCTTTCAAAGAAAAGGGGGATGGTAGTAGAGGCTGATACAATTGCCCAAGAAGAAAAGATCCCCAAAAGATTTCTGTTAAAAATAAGCAGAGATCTTGTAAAAGCAGGAATAATAGAATCTGTGCGAGGAAAAAATGGTGGCTATACCTTAGCTAAAAAACCGGAAGAGATTACTATGAAAGATGTAATAATAGCAGTGGAAGGAACTTTGGCACTGACACGGTGCCTTTATGATCCTCTGGCGTGCAATAAAAAAGCCACAGGATATTGTGCTGTTCATAAAGCTTTCTGTTCTGTAATGGAAAAAGTTTCTGACGAACTGGAAAAGTATACCTTTGATAAACTTGTATCAATGGATGGAAACTAA
- a CDS encoding acyl-CoA dehydratase activase, with protein MIAYVCKYTPVELIKAFGEEAYKLEPKVASVENAERFLHTNLCSFSKAVLEYILQNDIKRIVLTACCDSMKRVYDVLKDKMEFIDIIDVPRMDLPQSIEYFSFELKRFKEKLSHYLKKEFDREIFEREVRKLTNNYKSEECEIAILGAHAREDIVKVATELSKGRVLNLTCSGLRTCLQDNKFDGSIEDYARILLSLLPCMRMNMKRDLLNKNHYKGIIYDTIKFCDFYSFEYAKIKDRQNILKIEVDYAQELSQQIVTRIEAFIERIEKPQIKSMEKQGRKKYFAGIDSGSTSTKVVIIDDNKNILSYFVTKTGFDVIKSAKSSLEKACELAGLKIEDIGFIVSTGYGRISIPFANLQVTEITCHAKGIHFLFPSARTIIDVGGQDSKVIKIDQNGNVVDFVMNDKCSAGTGRFIEYMARVLEVQVEEFSKWQEGKEDLTISSMCTVFAESEVISLVAQGKRREDIIRAINKAVATKIISLVNRVKAEEDFIFTGGVAKNKGIFSELEKRLGLKLFTPFEPQITGALGAALIGFEKRG; from the coding sequence ATGATAGCCTATGTCTGCAAATACACTCCCGTTGAGCTGATTAAAGCTTTTGGTGAAGAAGCTTATAAGTTAGAGCCGAAAGTAGCTTCGGTTGAAAATGCGGAAAGGTTTTTACACACAAATCTTTGCAGTTTTAGCAAGGCAGTTTTGGAGTACATATTACAAAATGATATAAAAAGAATTGTTCTGACAGCTTGCTGTGATAGCATGAAAAGAGTTTATGACGTTTTAAAAGATAAAATGGAATTTATAGATATTATTGACGTTCCGCGGATGGATTTGCCTCAGTCAATTGAATATTTCTCATTTGAGCTAAAAAGGTTTAAAGAGAAGCTTTCGCATTATCTGAAAAAAGAATTTGACAGGGAGATATTCGAAAGAGAAGTAAGAAAGCTTACTAACAATTACAAAAGTGAAGAATGTGAAATAGCAATTTTAGGAGCACATGCAAGAGAAGATATTGTGAAGGTAGCTACTGAACTGTCAAAAGGGAGGGTGTTGAATCTCACTTGTTCAGGACTGAGGACTTGTTTGCAAGATAATAAGTTTGATGGGAGTATTGAGGACTATGCAAGAATTCTTTTAAGCCTTCTGCCATGTATGAGAATGAATATGAAGAGGGATTTATTAAACAAGAATCATTACAAAGGAATCATTTATGACACAATAAAATTTTGTGATTTTTACTCATTTGAATATGCAAAGATAAAAGATAGGCAAAACATTTTAAAAATTGAAGTGGATTATGCTCAAGAACTTTCTCAGCAGATTGTAACACGCATTGAGGCATTTATAGAAAGAATAGAAAAGCCTCAAATAAAATCTATGGAAAAACAAGGCCGAAAAAAATATTTTGCCGGCATTGACAGTGGGTCAACCTCCACAAAAGTTGTGATTATTGATGACAACAAAAACATCTTAAGCTATTTTGTCACAAAAACAGGATTTGATGTTATAAAAAGTGCCAAGTCTTCCCTTGAAAAGGCTTGTGAACTTGCTGGTTTGAAAATAGAAGATATTGGTTTTATTGTCTCAACCGGTTATGGCAGAATTAGCATACCATTTGCCAACCTTCAAGTTACAGAGATTACCTGTCATGCAAAAGGGATACATTTTCTTTTTCCATCTGCAAGGACCATAATTGACGTAGGTGGGCAGGACAGTAAAGTTATAAAAATAGACCAAAACGGCAATGTGGTTGACTTTGTCATGAATGACAAGTGCTCAGCTGGTACAGGAAGGTTTATAGAATATATGGCAAGGGTTTTAGAGGTTCAAGTTGAAGAGTTTTCAAAATGGCAAGAAGGAAAAGAGGATCTGACAATTTCAAGCATGTGCACAGTGTTTGCAGAGTCAGAGGTTATAAGCCTGGTAGCTCAAGGGAAAAGAAGAGAAGATATAATAAGAGCTATAAATAAAGCTGTTGCAACTAAGATAATTTCACTTGTAAATAGAGTAAAGGCTGAAGAAGACTTTATTTTCACAGGTGGTGTTGCAAAAAACAAAGGCATTTTTTCAGAACTTGAAAAAAGATTGGGGCTAAAACTTTTTACTCCTTTTGAACCTCAAATAACAGGTGCGCTGGGTGCAGCTTTGATTGGGTTTGAAAAAAGAGGATAA
- a CDS encoding 2-hydroxyacyl-CoA dehydratase subunit D — MSYMMLYSRLLNSLIQNNKNGYWLLKSGILIGKNYVKYFPDKRLPRSFQYLHEVVFDWTYKGIASKSSVWVNLFAPSEILLAFGFNPIFVEAISAFLSGLDVEDELILRVESQGISESFCTFHKAFLGAAISNLLKKPKFLVATSSICDANLNTFRFLSETLKLPFFFLDVPSEDSKEARQYLKAQLSSMIKSIEKLTGRKLNLDYLAKIIKKENVTKKLIKESLKLRATKNIKTTLTFEMFMLYPSHVFCGTDQALRFYQMFVDDLKNSEERDGKSIFFIHTLPIFEENFKEYFNFSNKINVLGMDLNFDFLEEINEQDPIEAICEKLLKNPYNGDFKRRFEHIKTLIEVLKPDGVLQICQMGCKQSIGCSMLLKSNIETLGIPFTSIDVDCVNKKNNSKGQIRTRLEAFLERVK; from the coding sequence ATGAGTTACATGATGCTTTATAGCAGGCTATTAAATAGCTTGATTCAAAACAACAAAAACGGATATTGGCTTTTAAAAAGTGGGATATTGATTGGGAAAAACTATGTTAAGTATTTTCCAGACAAAAGACTTCCAAGGTCATTTCAATATCTGCATGAAGTGGTCTTTGATTGGACTTACAAAGGAATTGCAAGCAAAAGTAGTGTATGGGTAAATCTATTTGCTCCAAGTGAAATTTTACTTGCTTTTGGCTTTAATCCCATCTTTGTTGAAGCAATTTCTGCGTTTTTATCAGGACTTGATGTGGAAGACGAGCTCATCTTGAGAGTAGAAAGCCAGGGAATAAGCGAAAGCTTTTGTACTTTTCACAAAGCTTTTTTAGGTGCTGCAATTTCAAATCTTTTAAAAAAGCCAAAATTTTTGGTTGCAACTTCAAGTATCTGTGATGCCAACCTAAATACATTTAGATTTTTGTCTGAGACTTTAAAACTGCCATTTTTCTTTTTAGATGTTCCATCTGAAGATTCCAAAGAGGCAAGGCAGTATTTAAAAGCACAGCTGAGCAGTATGATAAAGTCCATAGAAAAGCTGACAGGTCGAAAACTTAATCTTGACTATTTAGCTAAGATTATAAAAAAAGAAAATGTAACAAAAAAACTTATAAAAGAAAGCCTGAAACTGAGGGCAACAAAAAACATTAAAACCACACTTACATTTGAGATGTTTATGCTCTATCCTTCGCATGTGTTCTGTGGCACTGACCAGGCTTTGAGGTTTTATCAGATGTTTGTTGATGACCTGAAAAACTCAGAAGAAAGAGACGGTAAAAGTATTTTCTTTATACACACACTTCCTATATTTGAAGAAAATTTTAAAGAGTATTTCAATTTCAGCAACAAAATAAATGTCCTTGGGATGGACCTGAATTTCGACTTTTTAGAGGAAATAAACGAACAAGACCCAATAGAAGCAATTTGCGAAAAACTTTTGAAAAATCCATATAATGGTGATTTTAAAAGAAGATTTGAGCACATCAAAACTTTAATAGAAGTTTTAAAGCCAGATGGAGTTTTGCAGATATGCCAGATGGGATGCAAACAGTCTATAGGATGCTCAATGCTTTTAAAATCGAACATTGAAACTCTTGGTATTCCATTTACCTCTATAGATGTAGATTGCGTTAACAAGAAGAACAATAGCAAGGGACAGATAAGAACTCGGCTTGAAGCATTTTTAGAGAGAGTCAAATGA
- the queE gene encoding putative 7-carboxy-7-deazaguanine synthase QueE, translating to MKFNVVEKFVSIEGEGIRSGYPAVFVRFAGCNLSCSWCDTKYATENPKYEQIDIDTLLSFIASTGIKRVTLTGGEPLIQPYIYILIDRLIYEGFEVNIETNGSVSIKHVPRDAIITMDYKCPSSGMEDRMIVDNINFLGQKDVLKFVVGTYEDLKSAERIIKTFKPRCNIFFSPVFGKIEPREIVKFLLENELFDARLQLQLHKIIWSPDARGV from the coding sequence ATTAAATTTAATGTAGTAGAGAAATTTGTAAGCATCGAAGGGGAAGGTATCAGAAGCGGATATCCTGCTGTGTTTGTGCGGTTTGCAGGATGCAACCTTAGCTGTTCTTGGTGCGACACAAAGTATGCAACTGAAAATCCAAAATATGAGCAAATTGATATTGATACTCTTTTGAGCTTTATAGCTTCAACCGGCATCAAAAGAGTTACTCTCACAGGTGGAGAGCCTCTTATTCAACCGTACATCTACATATTGATTGACAGGCTCATTTACGAAGGATTTGAGGTCAACATTGAAACAAATGGGTCCGTCAGCATAAAGCATGTACCGAGAGATGCCATAATCACCATGGACTACAAGTGCCCATCAAGCGGTATGGAAGACAGGATGATTGTCGACAACATCAACTTTCTTGGTCAAAAAGATGTGCTCAAGTTTGTCGTTGGCACATATGAAGATTTAAAAAGTGCAGAAAGAATAATAAAGACATTCAAACCAAGGTGCAACATCTTTTTCAGTCCAGTTTTTGGCAAAATAGAACCAAGGGAGATTGTAAAGTTTTTGCTTGAAAATGAGCTTTTTGACGCAAGGCTTCAGCTTCAGCTTCACAAGATAATCTGGTCACCAGATGCAAGAGGGGTGTGA
- a CDS encoding TIGR00269 family protein — protein MKCVRCKKKGVIHLKRHNAAFCHECFLYYYKNQVKKNIKRHRMFDKKDKVLVVISGGKDSMALWHILASEGYNVTGMYINLGIGQYSDKSQQVVESFAQKNGLELIVKDIKKEYGLDIYKLSKLLKRSTCSVCGSIKRYLFNKVAYDGGFSAVATGHNLDDEAATLLGNVLSWEEGYLARQSPVLESTHPKLVKKVKPLYTLTERENLFYVLINKIEFLHDECPHAVGARSILYKEVLNRLEEESPGTKQRFITSFLEKGRRHFQDAQEKLELRECSICGQVTTTEVCSFCRFVKLSNQNTEN, from the coding sequence TTGAAGTGTGTAAGATGCAAGAAAAAGGGTGTCATTCATCTCAAAAGACACAACGCAGCTTTCTGCCATGAATGTTTCTTGTATTACTACAAAAATCAGGTCAAGAAAAACATAAAAAGACACAGGATGTTTGACAAAAAGGACAAGGTTTTGGTGGTAATCTCCGGCGGGAAAGACAGCATGGCGCTGTGGCACATATTGGCAAGCGAAGGGTACAATGTCACAGGGATGTATATAAACCTTGGAATTGGCCAGTATTCTGACAAATCACAGCAGGTTGTGGAAAGCTTTGCGCAAAAAAACGGTCTTGAGCTTATTGTAAAGGATATTAAAAAAGAATACGGGCTTGACATATACAAACTTTCAAAGCTTTTAAAAAGAAGCACATGTTCTGTTTGCGGGTCTATAAAAAGATATCTATTTAACAAGGTAGCATATGACGGTGGGTTTTCTGCAGTTGCAACAGGGCACAACTTGGACGATGAGGCAGCAACACTCTTGGGCAACGTTCTTTCATGGGAAGAAGGGTATCTGGCAAGACAGTCACCTGTGCTGGAGTCCACCCATCCAAAGCTTGTAAAAAAAGTAAAGCCGCTTTATACTCTCACAGAGCGTGAAAACCTGTTTTATGTTCTTATAAACAAGATAGAATTTTTGCACGATGAATGTCCGCATGCTGTTGGTGCACGGTCAATCCTGTACAAAGAGGTTTTAAACAGGCTTGAAGAGGAAAGCCCGGGGACAAAACAGCGCTTTATAACAAGCTTTCTTGAAAAGGGAAGAAGGCATTTTCAGGATGCTCAAGAGAAGCTTGAACTGAGAGAGTGTAGCATCTGCGGCCAGGTCACAACAACAGAGGTGTGTTCGTTTTGCAGATTTGTAAAGCTGTCAAACCAAAATACAGAAAACTAA
- a CDS encoding MoaD/ThiS family protein has translation MKVIFVGKNKEIEVKGPKSALSLAKELGISLEANVFIKNGEIVAPDDVLSDNDTIEIISAVSGG, from the coding sequence GTGAAGGTGATATTTGTAGGCAAAAACAAAGAGATTGAAGTCAAGGGGCCAAAGAGTGCTTTAAGCCTTGCAAAAGAGCTTGGGATAAGCTTAGAGGCAAATGTTTTTATTAAAAATGGTGAGATAGTTGCGCCAGACGATGTCCTTAGCGATAACGACACCATTGAGATAATTTCTGCTGTCTCTGGCGGCTAA
- a CDS encoding zinc-ribbon domain-containing protein: protein MFFIGIFGIEEKAKAIRQIEVSMCPFCTKRGTHTLFKVYSYFHFFFIPIFRWNVRYFLQTSCCNRVYLITNAQLARDLERGENIPITLADVELFRRFEQDFGYEDGRSDFCPNCQRRVSKTFLYCPYCGSKLE from the coding sequence ATGTTTTTCATAGGAATATTCGGGATTGAAGAAAAAGCAAAGGCTATACGGCAAATAGAAGTCAGCATGTGCCCTTTTTGCACCAAAAGAGGCACACATACGTTGTTTAAAGTGTACAGCTACTTTCATTTCTTTTTTATACCCATTTTCAGATGGAATGTGCGATACTTTTTGCAAACAAGCTGCTGCAATCGGGTTTATCTTATAACAAATGCCCAGCTTGCCCGCGACTTGGAAAGAGGAGAGAATATACCAATAACCCTGGCAGATGTTGAGCTTTTCAGAAGATTTGAGCAGGACTTTGGATATGAAGATGGACGGTCAGATTTTTGCCCGAACTGTCAGCGAAGGGTTTCTAAAACCTTTTTGTACTGTCCGTATTGCGGCAGCAAGCTTGAATAA
- a CDS encoding RidA family protein: MKKCIVSNDAPKPVGPYSHAVQVGNFLFVSGQLAINPMSGKIEGDDIKAQTQLVFKNIEAILKEAGFSFEDVVKVNVYLSSLEDFAKFNEVYSTIFTQNYPARTTVEAKLLPGALVEVDVIAAKE, translated from the coding sequence ATGAAAAAATGTATTGTTTCAAATGATGCTCCAAAACCAGTTGGTCCGTATTCGCATGCTGTGCAGGTTGGAAATTTTCTTTTTGTCTCAGGCCAGCTTGCCATAAACCCAATGTCTGGGAAAATAGAAGGTGACGATATAAAAGCTCAAACACAGCTTGTCTTCAAGAACATTGAAGCTATTTTGAAAGAAGCTGGATTTTCTTTTGAAGATGTTGTAAAAGTAAATGTATATTTGTCCTCACTTGAGGATTTTGCAAAGTTTAACGAAGTTTACTCCACAATCTTTACGCAGAATTACCCTGCAAGAACCACGGTTGAGGCAAAGCTTCTGCCAGGTGCGTTGGTTGAAGTTGACGTTATAGCAGCAAAGGAGTGA
- the queC gene encoding 7-cyano-7-deazaguanine synthase QueC, with amino-acid sequence MRAVVVLSGGVDSTTLLYDVKSQGYEVFAISFLYGQKHSKELEFAKKTCKLLSVPHKIVDISFFAELAPSALTTPDWNVPEGYYTDSTMKQTVVPNRNMVLLSISAAYAISLGAKKLFYGAHAGDHPIYPDCRKEFVEAMKNALYLADYIGLELEAPYVDMKKEDILRRGLELGVDYSLTWSCYKGGQKACGRCGTCTERIEAFKKVGMKDPIEYEIEIDW; translated from the coding sequence ATGAGAGCAGTTGTGGTTTTATCTGGCGGTGTGGACTCAACAACACTTCTTTATGACGTTAAAAGTCAAGGCTATGAAGTCTTTGCAATAAGCTTTTTGTACGGGCAAAAACACTCAAAAGAGCTTGAGTTTGCAAAAAAAACTTGTAAGCTTCTTTCTGTCCCTCACAAGATTGTGGATATCTCATTTTTTGCAGAGCTTGCACCATCTGCACTCACAACGCCTGACTGGAACGTGCCAGAAGGATATTACACCGATAGCACCATGAAACAGACGGTTGTTCCAAACAGGAACATGGTTTTGCTTTCTATTTCTGCAGCATATGCTATATCGCTTGGCGCAAAAAAGCTGTTTTATGGCGCGCACGCAGGTGACCATCCCATATACCCTGACTGTCGCAAAGAGTTTGTTGAAGCAATGAAAAATGCACTATATCTTGCCGACTATATAGGTCTTGAGCTTGAAGCACCATATGTTGATATGAAAAAAGAAGACATACTTAGAAGAGGACTTGAACTTGGAGTAGACTACAGCCTGACATGGTCATGCTACAAGGGTGGTCAAAAAGCCTGTGGCAGGTGCGGAACTTGCACAGAGCGAATTGAAGCTTTCAAAAAGGTTGGCATGAAAGACCCCATTGAATATGAAATTGAGATTGATTGGTAA
- a CDS encoding M23 family metallopeptidase, whose protein sequence is MAKNIAKSKTSATATVLDQKKARFVSKDTRDNEFKQNLKEPSIKPEKPLVLADAKKEKKKLKDKKTTKKENNSYLHRFWKAISSKAKSTIIKKARVFKNKPQSFIFSHKHFRKNPLKSILEEILRIVIGLRFIGNIRNSKEGMLKLKISATLAFMIFMIFAIHRIPTTYQKAYAVLLNGSVVGYVKDKTEAQKLFSNLKEEISSKLRTDQFVFQNKPQLKEIPPGQYKSTSLDDLKNTIIEKGVVLVKRYALFVNSKAYMVFENPQIPQKVLLKLKSVYYKNEAASARFLEKVEIKPVYVKPSVFVATEDQALTKIMFGKDEVIEYTIKEGDTLWDLARKYDISVDDIFASNPGLSEKIMPGQKIKLSKMTPLINVVLEKEVEFEDILPKQVKVIKSENYYTTQTIVKQEGKDGRAKIKAKIVYMNGLEYDRKILSQQILQRPVDRIVVVGTKKPPRYFATGRFSYPVWGLLTSRFGYRGREFHEGIDLAVPWGSNVYAADGGVVEFAGWSGGYGKLIIINHQNGYQTYYGHLSRFLVSPGQKVAKGQLIAKSGSTGRSTGPHLHFEVRKNGVPQNPLRYLR, encoded by the coding sequence GTGGCAAAGAACATTGCAAAATCTAAAACATCTGCCACAGCCACCGTTTTGGACCAAAAGAAAGCAAGGTTTGTTTCAAAAGATACAAGGGATAATGAATTCAAACAGAATTTAAAAGAGCCATCGATAAAACCTGAAAAACCTCTTGTGTTGGCAGATGCAAAAAAAGAAAAGAAAAAATTAAAAGATAAAAAAACAACTAAGAAGGAGAATAATAGTTATTTACATAGATTTTGGAAAGCTATATCTTCCAAGGCAAAATCGACGATAATTAAGAAAGCCCGCGTTTTCAAAAATAAACCACAAAGCTTTATTTTTTCTCACAAGCATTTCAGAAAAAATCCTCTAAAAAGTATATTAGAGGAGATATTAAGGATAGTTATTGGGCTGAGGTTTATTGGCAATATAAGAAATTCAAAGGAAGGTATGCTGAAGCTAAAGATATCTGCTACTTTGGCATTTATGATTTTTATGATTTTTGCCATACATAGAATTCCAACTACATACCAGAAAGCTTATGCAGTTTTACTCAATGGAAGCGTTGTAGGATATGTAAAGGACAAAACAGAGGCCCAAAAACTTTTCAGTAACTTGAAAGAAGAAATTTCAAGTAAGCTTAGAACAGACCAATTTGTTTTTCAAAACAAACCTCAGCTAAAGGAAATTCCGCCCGGCCAGTATAAAAGTACAAGTTTGGATGACCTTAAAAACACCATAATAGAAAAAGGTGTTGTGCTTGTAAAAAGGTATGCGCTTTTTGTGAACTCAAAAGCTTACATGGTATTTGAAAATCCTCAGATACCACAAAAAGTCTTGCTTAAACTAAAAAGCGTTTATTACAAAAATGAGGCAGCATCTGCAAGATTTTTAGAAAAGGTTGAGATAAAGCCTGTGTATGTAAAACCAAGCGTCTTTGTTGCAACTGAGGACCAGGCGCTTACTAAAATAATGTTTGGAAAAGATGAGGTAATAGAGTATACTATCAAAGAAGGAGATACACTGTGGGACTTAGCCAGAAAATACGATATCTCTGTGGATGATATATTTGCATCAAACCCGGGCTTGAGTGAAAAGATAATGCCAGGGCAGAAGATAAAACTTTCTAAGATGACACCGCTTATCAATGTTGTGCTTGAAAAAGAAGTTGAGTTTGAAGATATTCTGCCCAAGCAAGTAAAAGTTATAAAATCTGAAAACTATTATACAACACAGACTATTGTAAAGCAGGAAGGAAAAGATGGAAGGGCAAAGATAAAAGCTAAGATTGTGTACATGAACGGTCTTGAGTATGACAGAAAGATACTTTCCCAGCAGATTTTGCAAAGGCCAGTTGACAGGATTGTAGTTGTTGGAACAAAAAAACCTCCAAGATATTTTGCAACAGGAAGATTTTCGTATCCTGTATGGGGGCTACTTACATCGCGATTTGGCTACAGAGGAAGAGAATTTCATGAAGGGATAGACCTTGCTGTTCCGTGGGGTTCAAATGTATATGCAGCAGACGGTGGTGTTGTTGAGTTTGCTGGGTGGTCAGGTGGTTACGGCAAGCTTATTATTATCAACCATCAAAATGGTTATCAAACTTATTACGGGCATTTGAGCAGATTTTTGGTAAGTCCTGGGCAAAAGGTTGCAAAGGGGCAGCTTATTGCCAAAAGCGGTTCAACTGGTAGAAGTACAGGTCCTCATCTTCACTTTGAAGTGAGGAAGAACGGCGTGCCACAAAATCCGCTGAGGTATCTGCGGTGA